The sequence below is a genomic window from Qipengyuania flava.
CGTTGCAAGCCGCGCGCTCATCACCGCAAGTTGCAGCGGGTTGGTCAGGTAATACCCCTGGCCGATGGACGAGTTGACCGTGTCATAGGGCTGCCATGCGCTGTCATGACGGCGCTGCTTCCATTCGGGCGAGGGGACGGTGCCGAAGAACTGGCTGGTGACGGGAAGCGGGAATTCCTCGCCGAGGCCCATCTTGTGCGCCCATTCGGCGACCTTAGCGAAGCCGATCTGCTGGGCAAAATGGTAGAAATAGCTGTCGCAGCTCTGGTAGATCGCCTTGGCCATATCGACCCGGCCATGGTTGCTCCAGCAATTGAAGAAGCGGTTGCCGATGCGCCGGCCACCGTTGCACATGATGGATTCTTCGGGTTTTACCCCAGCATCGAGGAACGCCATGCAGTGCATCGGCTTGACCGTTGATCCCGGAGGATAGAGCCCTTTGAGGACCTTGTTGCGCAGCGGCACGCGTTCGTCGTCGCGCAACATGGCGTATTCGACCCGCCCGATGCCTTGCGAGAAGCTGTTGGGGTCGAAACTGGGCATGGAGGCCATGCACAGAAGGTCGCCGGTTTCGCAGTCCATCACGACCACCGATCCGCTTTCGAGCCCGATCCGGCGCGCGGCGTAATCCTGCAGCGGGCCATCGATGGTCAGACGGACCGGATCGCCCTGGACATCGTCGCGCGTTTCGAGATCGCGAACGATGCGGCCCGATGCGGTGACCTCCACACGCCGCGCTCCCGGAACGCCGCGAAGTTCCAGTTCGAATTGCTTCTCCAGCGCGTCCTTGCCGATCTTGTAGCCGGGCGTGACGAGCAAGGGATTGCGGTCCTGCTCCTCGTATTCTTCGGCGTTGGCAGGGCCGACATAGCCGAGCAGGTGGCCTACAGCCGCGCCGGTCGGGTAAAAACGCGAGAAACCGCGCTGGGGAACGACGCCCGGCAGGTCCGGCAATCGCACGCTTACGGCGGCAAACTGGTCGTATGTTATGCCCGAGGCGATCTCGACAGGCTGGTAGCCCGGACCATCGCCAATGCGCTTGCGGATATCGGCAGCCTTGTTCTCGTCGAGGTCAAGGATGCGCGTGAGTTGGTCGAGCGTAGCGTCCGGATCGGGTGTCCGCTCGGGGATGATGTCGACGCGGAAATCGGCCCGGTTGGACGCGAGCGGAGCTCCGTTGCGATCGAGTATCCATCCGCGACGCGGCGGGATGAGCGAGAGGTTGACCCGGTTGCTTTCGCTCTCGAGCTCGTACTTCTC
It includes:
- the mrdA gene encoding penicillin-binding protein 2 translates to MAFGKRKKTREVVTQSTLENAFDRRTFVIGAGMGGIGVLLAARMGYIAIAENEKYELESESNRVNLSLIPPRRGWILDRNGAPLASNRADFRVDIIPERTPDPDATLDQLTRILDLDENKAADIRKRIGDGPGYQPVEIASGITYDQFAAVSVRLPDLPGVVPQRGFSRFYPTGAAVGHLLGYVGPANAEEYEEQDRNPLLVTPGYKIGKDALEKQFELELRGVPGARRVEVTASGRIVRDLETRDDVQGDPVRLTIDGPLQDYAARRIGLESGSVVVMDCETGDLLCMASMPSFDPNSFSQGIGRVEYAMLRDDERVPLRNKVLKGLYPPGSTVKPMHCMAFLDAGVKPEESIMCNGGRRIGNRFFNCWSNHGRVDMAKAIYQSCDSYFYHFAQQIGFAKVAEWAHKMGLGEEFPLPVTSQFFGTVPSPEWKQRRHDSAWQPYDTVNSSIGQGYYLTNPLQLAVMSARLATGDRVMPRLQLTDEKPVFEHFDFSPAEIDYVRQAMSDTVNGPGTAGRARLPFDDIKMAGKTGTAQVVSLSISDGRSGPWKYRDHGLFVFFAPFDKPKYAGAVVIEHGGGSGAAYPIARDVMTFLFDPAKGMDALRPLEQQWGGTAQQRLDAKYRAYAAAQGQSVPPAPSRDEDIFDQVEAEARLAARQTETLAEEATPSRVDTRSAEEVRRSSAEANQQLDNGSAAQ